The following proteins are co-located in the Salinirubrum litoreum genome:
- a CDS encoding DUF7344 domain-containing protein — protein sequence MLFRSQRLPEYEIHQILSNPRRREALRYLGSSPSRISVRDLSELVASAETGEDPAPRDVRESVYISLHQTHLPRLHDLGIVEYDRDLKEVELLDRARHVDLYMEVVTKHGITWAEYYRSLGILGLLTIVASEASVPLIEAVDPLLWGSGFLALFAGSTAYQLWAHRWNVLRALKR from the coding sequence ATGCTATTCAGATCCCAGCGCCTGCCGGAGTACGAGATCCACCAGATCCTGTCGAACCCCCGCCGCCGTGAGGCGCTCCGGTATCTCGGCTCCTCCCCCTCTCGGATCAGCGTGCGTGACCTCTCTGAACTCGTCGCCTCCGCAGAGACCGGCGAGGACCCCGCACCCCGCGACGTGCGCGAATCGGTGTACATCTCCCTCCACCAAACCCACCTCCCGCGCCTCCACGACCTCGGCATCGTCGAGTACGACCGCGACCTGAAGGAGGTCGAACTCCTCGATCGCGCCCGCCACGTCGACCTCTACATGGAGGTGGTCACGAAACACGGCATCACGTGGGCCGAGTACTACCGCTCGCTCGGCATCCTCGGCCTCCTGACGATCGTCGCCAGCGAGGCGTCGGTGCCGCTGATCGAGGCGGTCGACCCCCTGCTGTGGGGGTCGGGCTTCCTCGCGCTCTTTGCTGGCTCGACCGCGTACCAACTGTGGGCACACCGCTGGAACGTACTCCGGGCGCTGAAGCGGTGA
- a CDS encoding tubulin/FtsZ family protein, producing MKTVLIGVGQAGGKLATALAEFDARMEFGAVSEAIAVNTAKADLQPLPLDTVLIGQDRVNGHGVGGDNELGAEVMQADALEVMDALDGRISSKAEAIWVVAGLGGGTGSGGAPALARELQRVYDVPIYGLGILPGRDEGAIYQANAGRSLKTFAREADSVLLVDNDAFRSSGESVEEGFDAINEAIARRIGLLLASGEAVEGVGESVVDTSEVINTLRSGGIASLGYASAESSESAEENINTVMSTSRRAVLSGASLPNATDADSALLVVAGQPDRIPRKGVEKSRRWLEDETNSMEVRGGDFPLGSERLASLVLLAGVEGTQRLAEFMERARQAVRDAEEPDEDPADAFANDQLEDLM from the coding sequence ATGAAGACCGTCCTGATCGGTGTCGGACAGGCGGGCGGCAAGCTCGCCACGGCACTCGCGGAGTTCGACGCGCGGATGGAGTTCGGTGCGGTCTCCGAAGCCATCGCCGTCAACACCGCGAAAGCGGACCTCCAGCCCCTCCCCCTCGACACGGTGTTGATCGGACAGGATCGCGTCAACGGCCACGGCGTCGGCGGCGACAACGAACTCGGTGCGGAAGTGATGCAGGCCGACGCGCTCGAAGTGATGGACGCCCTCGACGGCCGCATCTCCTCGAAGGCGGAGGCCATCTGGGTCGTCGCCGGACTCGGCGGCGGCACGGGATCGGGCGGCGCACCCGCGCTGGCGAGGGAACTCCAGCGCGTCTACGACGTGCCCATCTACGGCCTCGGCATCCTCCCCGGCAGAGACGAGGGAGCGATCTACCAGGCCAACGCCGGGCGCTCGCTGAAGACGTTCGCCCGCGAGGCCGACTCGGTCCTGCTGGTGGACAACGACGCCTTCCGGTCGTCGGGTGAGAGTGTCGAAGAAGGGTTCGACGCGATCAACGAGGCCATCGCCCGCCGGATCGGCCTGCTGCTCGCCTCCGGCGAGGCAGTCGAAGGGGTCGGCGAGAGCGTCGTGGACACGAGCGAGGTGATCAACACCCTGCGATCGGGTGGTATCGCCTCCCTGGGCTACGCCAGTGCAGAGTCCTCAGAGTCGGCCGAGGAGAACATCAACACGGTGATGTCCACGAGTCGGCGCGCGGTGTTGTCGGGTGCGAGCCTCCCGAACGCGACCGACGCCGACAGCGCGCTGCTGGTCGTCGCCGGCCAGCCGGATCGCATCCCGCGAAAGGGAGTCGAGAAGTCCCGACGCTGGCTCGAAGACGAGACGAACAGCATGGAGGTTCGCGGCGGCGACTTCCCGCTCGGTAGCGAGCGACTGGCGTCGCTGGTCCTGCTCGCGGGCGTCGAGGGGACCCAGCGACTGGCGGAGTTCATGGAACGCGCTCGGCAGGCGGTGCGGGACGCCGAGGAACCGGACGAGGACCCGGCCGACGCCTTCGCCAACGATCAGCTCGAAGACCTGATGTGA
- a CDS encoding DUF7310 family coiled-coil domain-containing protein: MSDFTVSASDADATQSIPESGEKENYPDTRSGDRRPALDARLTALERAVTDGETDVHTLADSATMDGRLDDLEARTSEIETRLDELDAAIQSLRGYVGAVRAVNREVERRADAALAAVDRLDDADDAGAVDLDLPDAGDSSEDGIDRTADELPADETTETPPDAGDGSDFADRVRDLL; this comes from the coding sequence GTGTCCGATTTCACCGTCTCCGCCAGTGACGCCGACGCGACCCAGTCGATCCCCGAATCGGGGGAGAAAGAGAACTATCCTGACACGAGATCCGGCGACCGACGGCCAGCACTCGACGCACGGCTCACCGCGCTCGAACGTGCCGTCACCGACGGCGAGACCGACGTCCACACGCTGGCCGACAGCGCGACGATGGACGGCCGACTCGACGACCTCGAAGCTCGCACCAGCGAGATCGAGACCAGACTGGACGAACTCGACGCCGCGATCCAGTCGCTCCGGGGCTACGTCGGCGCGGTTCGGGCGGTGAACCGCGAGGTCGAACGCCGGGCCGACGCGGCGCTCGCCGCCGTCGACCGACTCGACGACGCCGACGACGCCGGGGCGGTCGATCTCGATCTCCCCGATGCGGGCGACTCGTCCGAAGACGGGATCGACCGGACAGCAGACGAACTCCCGGCCGACGAGACGACAGAGACGCCACCGGACGCAGGCGACGGCAGCGACTTCGCCGACCGGGTCCGCGACCTGCTGTGA
- a CDS encoding DUF7311 family protein, whose protein sequence is MIRAVLAVCLAVSLLGVALPAVENASSDHSARLADAELTRLRATLTDLAATDDALPADSPGARRLVTLRIPTPDLTAAPVAYLAVGGVPDSDSRPGTGSTPDRLAYRLDGGQPRTITVPVDLRTADRDPLVFRSPGRHRLRCRLLADDAGVGVHVERVG, encoded by the coding sequence GTGATCCGGGCGGTTCTCGCTGTCTGTCTCGCGGTCAGCCTGCTGGGTGTCGCACTCCCCGCCGTCGAGAACGCGAGCAGTGACCACTCGGCGAGACTCGCCGACGCCGAACTCACTCGACTTCGGGCGACGCTCACCGACCTCGCGGCGACCGACGACGCGCTCCCGGCCGACAGCCCCGGCGCACGCCGCCTCGTCACGCTCCGGATTCCGACCCCGGACCTGACTGCCGCACCGGTGGCGTACCTCGCAGTCGGTGGCGTCCCCGACAGCGACTCCCGACCCGGGACCGGATCGACTCCGGATCGACTCGCCTACCGACTCGACGGCGGCCAGCCACGGACGATCACCGTCCCGGTCGACCTCCGCACCGCCGACCGCGACCCACTCGTCTTTCGGAGTCCCGGCCGCCACCGACTCAGGTGCCGACTCCTCGCCGACGACGCCGGCGTCGGGGTCCACGTCGAACGCGTCGGCTGA
- a CDS encoding ATPase, T2SS/T4P/T4SS family, with protein sequence MPLRDSLDRHLPFDVGADDATGPPTGDCGCVPTFETAPGSDAALDTGAGTTPGAGVTLVLDAEHCPLRGDLTTPDCRATVVSALTGRDAESVRVRADGLDRRYVGESATLLLAAGRFAEHVRTHDAELACLAHRHPRRAAHRATGRAGPVARTAAETGLTECVRRLDPPDESDGFGPRLSPTVAGSWVRRDPPTDAELADVTDLPTGGVARVYDTPRATRRYHLSPDWFEFPPAATATLGAAYRVLAAGEVSGGDRAPGRAVRAVVDRDEPGIDVPPSRITAVLRRHTRGLGVLEPLFADPRVSDVYATAPVTEGTLRVVVDDEPMATNVGLTQSGAESLASRFRRTSGRAFSRAEPTLDATVTPETDARDRVRVAGVTDPASDGPAFAFRAHDREAWTLPGLIASGTLPADAAALLSVAVERAVSGLIAGTRGAGKTTTLGALLWELPAVTRTVVVEDTPELPVAALQREDRDVQALRTTTDDGPSVSPTDALRTALRLGEGALVVGEVRGEEASVLYEAMRVGAGGSTVLGTIHGEGGESVKERVVADLGVPESSFAETDLLVTCSVGDGASGGRDAAGASTPGRHVASIEEVQRTDDGVGFDPLFTRTGSGTASGDASDNPPIGLAATGRIERGNSRLVAGLTRPEESYADLLDLLSDREALLADLAETDRTRPADVVAAYRDRRRR encoded by the coding sequence GTGCCACTCCGCGACAGCCTCGACCGACACCTCCCGTTCGACGTGGGAGCCGACGACGCCACCGGGCCACCCACCGGCGACTGTGGCTGTGTCCCGACCTTCGAGACAGCACCCGGCAGTGACGCCGCCCTCGACACCGGCGCGGGCACCACCCCCGGCGCGGGCGTCACACTCGTTCTCGACGCCGAGCACTGCCCGCTCCGCGGCGATCTGACGACACCGGACTGCCGGGCGACGGTCGTCTCCGCGCTCACCGGACGCGACGCCGAGAGCGTCAGAGTCCGAGCAGACGGACTCGACCGCCGGTACGTCGGCGAGTCGGCGACACTGCTCCTCGCCGCCGGGCGGTTCGCTGAGCACGTCCGCACGCACGACGCCGAACTCGCGTGTCTCGCACACCGGCACCCGCGTCGGGCCGCCCACCGAGCGACCGGCCGCGCCGGCCCGGTCGCCCGCACCGCAGCCGAGACCGGACTCACGGAGTGTGTCCGGCGACTCGACCCACCGGACGAGAGTGACGGCTTCGGCCCTCGACTCTCCCCGACGGTCGCTGGCTCGTGGGTGCGACGCGACCCGCCGACCGACGCCGAACTCGCAGACGTGACCGACCTGCCGACCGGCGGGGTCGCCAGAGTCTACGACACACCGCGTGCCACCCGACGCTACCACCTCTCGCCCGACTGGTTCGAGTTCCCTCCCGCTGCGACAGCCACGCTGGGCGCCGCCTACCGCGTCCTCGCGGCAGGCGAAGTCTCCGGCGGCGACCGTGCGCCGGGACGGGCAGTGCGAGCAGTCGTGGATCGAGACGAACCCGGTATCGACGTCCCACCGAGTCGGATCACCGCCGTCCTCCGCCGGCACACGCGGGGACTCGGCGTCCTCGAACCGCTGTTCGCCGACCCGCGCGTCTCGGACGTGTACGCCACTGCACCCGTGACCGAAGGGACACTCCGCGTCGTCGTGGACGACGAACCGATGGCCACCAACGTCGGTCTCACGCAGAGCGGTGCCGAGTCGCTCGCCTCGCGGTTCCGGCGAACCAGCGGCCGGGCGTTCTCCCGCGCAGAGCCGACGCTGGACGCGACCGTGACGCCCGAGACCGACGCCCGCGACCGAGTTCGCGTCGCCGGCGTCACCGACCCCGCGAGCGACGGCCCGGCGTTCGCCTTCCGGGCACACGACCGCGAGGCGTGGACACTGCCGGGACTGATCGCCTCCGGAACGCTCCCAGCCGACGCCGCCGCGCTGCTCTCGGTCGCCGTCGAGCGTGCTGTCTCCGGGTTGATCGCCGGCACACGCGGGGCCGGGAAGACGACGACGCTCGGTGCGCTGCTGTGGGAACTGCCGGCCGTCACCCGGACGGTGGTCGTCGAGGACACGCCGGAACTCCCGGTGGCCGCGCTCCAGCGCGAGGACAGAGACGTGCAGGCACTCCGGACGACGACCGACGACGGGCCGAGCGTCTCGCCGACCGACGCCCTCCGGACCGCACTCCGACTCGGCGAGGGCGCACTGGTCGTCGGCGAGGTTCGCGGCGAGGAGGCGAGCGTGTTGTACGAGGCGATGCGCGTCGGGGCCGGCGGGAGCACGGTCCTCGGAACCATCCACGGCGAGGGCGGCGAGTCGGTGAAGGAGCGTGTCGTCGCCGACCTGGGCGTCCCCGAATCCTCCTTCGCCGAGACCGACCTGCTCGTCACCTGCTCGGTCGGCGACGGCGCGTCCGGTGGCAGGGACGCGGCCGGCGCGTCGACGCCGGGCCGGCACGTCGCCAGTATCGAGGAGGTCCAACGAACCGACGACGGCGTGGGGTTCGACCCGCTGTTCACCCGCACTGGATCGGGAACTGCGTCGGGAGACGCGAGCGACAACCCACCGATCGGACTCGCGGCGACCGGACGAATCGAACGCGGTAACAGCCGACTCGTCGCCGGCCTCACGCGACCCGAGGAGTCGTACGCCGACCTGCTCGACCTGCTCTCCGACCGGGAGGCGCTACTCGCAGACCTCGCCGAGACCGACCGGACCCGCCCGGCAGACGTGGTCGCGGCGTACCGCGACCGCCGGAGGCGCTGA